From Burkholderia sp. WP9, a single genomic window includes:
- the purF gene encoding amidophosphoribosyltransferase yields MCGIVGVVSHSPVNQLIYDSLLLLQHRGQDAAGIATANGSNFHMHKANGMVRDVFRTRNMRSLPGTTGIGQVRYPTAGSASSEEEAQPFYVNAPFGIILAHNGNLTNWQQLKDEMFRIDRRHINTNSDTEVMLNVLAHELQLSSSGLQLDPAALFNAVSGVHRRVRGSYAIVSLIAGYGLLGFRDPFGIRPLCLGKQETAEGVEWILASESVAIEGIGFEFVRDVAPGEAVFIDIEGNLHSQQCATNPSLNPCIFELVYLARPDSVLDGVPVYNVRLRMGDYLAEKIKRELPDVPIDVVMPIPDSSRPAAMQVAKKLGVEYREGFFKNRYVGRTFIMPGQAVRKKSVRQKLNAMGIEFKGKNVLIVDDSIVRGTTSHEIVQMARDAGANKVIFASAAPPVKFPNVYGIDMPTRGELVAHGRSDDEVARMIGADHLVYQDVDALKQAVRDINPALKEFEASCFDGNYVTGDVTTEYLDRIETARLAPSSQSDRDAASEAIDGGAPARSQLHLQLSVG; encoded by the coding sequence CAGCACCGCGGTCAGGACGCCGCCGGCATCGCGACAGCGAACGGCAGCAATTTCCACATGCACAAGGCTAACGGCATGGTGCGCGACGTGTTCCGCACGCGCAACATGCGCAGCCTGCCCGGCACGACCGGTATCGGCCAGGTCCGCTACCCGACCGCTGGTTCCGCGTCGAGCGAAGAAGAAGCCCAGCCGTTCTACGTGAACGCGCCGTTCGGCATCATCCTCGCGCACAACGGCAATCTGACCAACTGGCAGCAGCTGAAAGATGAGATGTTCCGCATCGATCGCCGCCACATCAATACCAATTCCGACACGGAAGTGATGCTCAACGTGCTCGCGCACGAACTGCAGCTCTCCAGCTCGGGCCTGCAACTCGATCCGGCCGCGCTGTTCAACGCCGTGTCGGGCGTGCATCGCCGGGTGCGCGGTTCGTACGCAATCGTGTCGCTGATCGCGGGCTACGGCCTGCTGGGTTTCCGTGACCCGTTCGGCATCCGCCCGCTGTGCCTCGGCAAGCAGGAAACGGCCGAAGGCGTCGAGTGGATCCTGGCGTCGGAATCGGTGGCGATCGAAGGTATCGGCTTTGAATTCGTGCGCGACGTGGCGCCGGGCGAAGCGGTTTTCATCGACATCGAAGGCAATCTGCACTCGCAGCAATGCGCGACGAACCCGAGCCTGAACCCGTGCATTTTCGAACTCGTGTATCTCGCGCGTCCGGACTCGGTGCTCGACGGCGTGCCGGTCTACAACGTGCGCCTGCGCATGGGCGACTACCTCGCCGAGAAGATCAAGCGCGAACTGCCCGACGTTCCAATCGACGTCGTGATGCCGATTCCCGATTCGTCCCGTCCGGCCGCGATGCAGGTCGCGAAGAAGCTGGGCGTGGAATACCGTGAAGGCTTCTTCAAGAACCGTTACGTCGGCCGTACCTTCATCATGCCGGGCCAGGCTGTGCGCAAGAAGTCGGTGCGCCAGAAGCTGAACGCCATGGGCATCGAGTTCAAGGGCAAGAACGTGCTGATCGTCGACGACTCGATCGTGCGCGGCACCACGTCGCACGAAATCGTGCAGATGGCGCGCGACGCCGGCGCGAACAAGGTGATCTTCGCTTCGGCGGCGCCGCCGGTGAAGTTCCCGAACGTCTACGGCATCGACATGCCCACGCGCGGCGAACTGGTCGCCCACGGCCGCTCGGACGACGAAGTCGCGCGCATGATCGGCGCGGACCATCTCGTTTATCAGGACGTCGATGCGTTGAAGCAGGCAGTGCGCGACATCAACCCGGCACTGAAGGAATTCGAAGCGTCGTGTTTCGACGGCAACTACGTGACCGGCGACGTCACTACCGAGTACCTCGACCGCATCGAGACCGCGCGTCTCGCGCCGTCGTCGCAGTCGGATCGCGACGCCGCGAGCGAAGCGATCGACGGCGGCGCGCCGGCCCGTTCGCAACTGCATCTGCAACTGTCGGTGGGTTGA